Genomic window (Granulicella arctica):
GGTCGAGCGCGAGTCGCCGGGGAGTAGTGCAGCCGTGTCGCTGACCGGGGTTTATCACAATCTGCTGAGGCGCTGGGCAGAGATGTAGGACTGGATCGGTCGCCTCCTGAAAGGCCTATGCGACTCCTATGGTCGCCATTTACAAGGGTTTTATGCACTTGTAGATTGAGAGGCAGGACAACCGCAGGCGGGTTTGCGGAGTCGTATTAGGAGTACAAGGGGGATGCACCGATGCAAGCTATTCATGATGGGCAATGTGGAATCTGTGGACATTTCGGCGAGCACAATGCGAAAAGTGACGTGCTTGTAACGATTCTCTCAAGCAAGAAGGCCGATGAGTCGTTCCTCGATGAGTGCGGTCATCCTAAGCATGCTGCGCTTCACCTGAAGGTGACGGCGATAAGCGGTTGCGACGGTTTTGTGCCTGCAGCCGAAGCGTAAGTTACTTACTAAAATCTTGACTTGGCCTATCGCACATAGTTGCGGCAGGCCATTTCTGTTTCTCGCCAGAGGAACTTCCGCGTGGCGGATCACGTACTATCACTCAAACACCTATGCATCCCTGTTATGTGGTTTTGAGGAGAGTTCATGTCGTCTACATTCCGTCCCATCGTTCTGAAGGCTGCTTTAGTTCTAATTCTTTCTTTGATCTCTGTGCCGACCATGATGCTCGCGCAGGAAGGCACAGGCGCCATCACCGGTGCTGCTGATGCTGGTGCGCAGATCGTTCTAACAAATCTCGACACTCACCAGGTAATCGGCGTCATGGCAAAGTGCGATGGAACGTATCGCGCGACCCAGTTAAAGCCGGGGCGGTATCAGATCATCGAGGGCGGAAAGAACCACGTCGCGCGCTCACTCTCCGTTACTGCCGGGCAAGACTCTCACGTGGATCTGGCGCCGGCATCATCTCTACACAAGGATTGCACCGCATCCTAGCGGCGCCGTCGCTTCCTGGTTTACGCTTCTCGTTGCCCCGATGTCGGCAGAAAGAGACTGAAGACCGTGCCGTGATGGGTCGAATCCTGACTACTGCGGACGGTAAGACGTCCCTCGTGATGGGTGACGATGCCGGATGAGATCCAGAGGCCGAGGCCGGTGCCGTTAAGATCTTTGGTCGTGTAGAAGGGCTCAAAGATACGTGCCCGTACACCTTCTGGCATGCCATGGCCGGTATCGGCGATGGTGATACGTACGCCGCTTCTTGGCGCTGAAGTGCCATCCCCGTAGGAGATGGCATCATGAGCGCGAACAACCAGGCGACCTCCGTTACGCATGGCATCGATTGCGTTCGCGATGAGGTTATTGAGAACCTGACGGATGTCGTTTTCAAAGCACCGGATGCGCGTGCTGCTCACATACTTAGCCTCGACACGGATACCAGAGTTAGTGAGCCTGCCCTGGTAAAGATTGAGGACGGCGTTGACAAGCTCGGCTCCAGTGACCTCAGTCGGTCGGACGGCCTGTCGATGGAAGCGCAAAGTCTGGGTAACGATCTGTGAGACCCGACCGAGTTCGCTCTGGGCCATGTGAACGTATGGCTTGATTGCCTCAGGGAGACTCTCGTCCATAGCGACGAGGTACAGCAGGTTGGTAATCGCCTCTAGGGGGTTGTTGATCTCGTGCGAGATGGAGCTGGCGAGGCGGCCGACGGCGGCAAGCTTCTCGCTCTGGATCAGGGCCTGTTCGGACTTCTTTTGATGGGTGATGTCGAGCGTAGCCGTGGCAATGGCTTGGATTGAGCCATCCAAGGCGAAGACGGGCGCGTAGTTGACATTGAAATAGTGAAGGTCGCCCGGAGAATTGGGGAACTCGCCTTCGATCAGACGATGTTGCGTCTGCCTTTCAGCGACAACCTGTTCGAGAATCTGGCGGGCCGCTGGTGGCGCGATCTCCGAGATGGTGCGTCCGAGAATCTGATTGATCGGTAAGCCGATCATTTCAGCCAGCCGGTCGTTGACGCGAAGATAGCGGAAGTCGACGGGGTCGAAAAGAGCGAGGCCGATCGGCGCTGTGCGGTAGACCGTCTCGAGTTCGGCACGCTGTCGCTCAGTCTCCATATGTTTTTC
Coding sequences:
- a CDS encoding carboxypeptidase-like regulatory domain-containing protein, translating into MSSTFRPIVLKAALVLILSLISVPTMMLAQEGTGAITGAADAGAQIVLTNLDTHQVIGVMAKCDGTYRATQLKPGRYQIIEGGKNHVARSLSVTAGQDSHVDLAPASSLHKDCTAS